Proteins encoded together in one Sulfitobacter pontiacus window:
- the sufC gene encoding Fe-S cluster assembly ATPase SufC, with the protein MLSIKGLKVKLEEEDKQILKGVDLEVEAGKVHAIMGPNGSGKSTLSYVLSGKDGYEVTEGSAHLGDIDLLDLEPEERAAAGLFLAFQYPVEIPGVGNMTFLRTAVNAQRKARGEEEMSAAEFLKVVRARAKELKIDADMLKRPVNMGFSGGEKKRNEILQMAMLEPKMCILDETDSGLDVDAMKLVADGVNALRTEGRGFLVITHYQRLLDHIKPDVVHIMADGRIIKTGGPELALEVENNGYADILSEVA; encoded by the coding sequence ATGCTGAGCATCAAAGGCCTGAAGGTCAAACTGGAAGAAGAAGACAAGCAAATCCTGAAGGGTGTCGATCTGGAAGTCGAAGCCGGTAAGGTTCACGCGATCATGGGGCCGAACGGGTCCGGTAAATCCACGCTGTCCTATGTGCTGTCCGGCAAAGACGGCTACGAGGTCACCGAAGGCTCCGCCCATCTGGGTGACATCGACTTGCTGGACCTTGAGCCGGAAGAGCGTGCCGCCGCTGGCCTGTTCCTCGCCTTTCAGTACCCCGTTGAAATCCCCGGCGTTGGCAACATGACTTTCCTGCGCACCGCTGTGAATGCGCAGCGCAAGGCCCGTGGCGAAGAAGAGATGTCTGCCGCGGAATTCCTCAAGGTTGTGCGTGCCCGCGCCAAAGAGCTGAAGATCGACGCCGACATGCTGAAGCGCCCCGTGAACATGGGCTTCTCGGGTGGTGAGAAGAAGCGTAACGAGATCTTGCAGATGGCGATGCTTGAGCCGAAAATGTGCATCCTCGACGAAACGGATTCCGGTCTGGACGTCGATGCGATGAAACTGGTCGCTGATGGCGTGAACGCGCTGCGCACCGAAGGCCGTGGTTTCCTTGTGATCACCCACTACCAGCGTCTGCTGGACCACATCAAACCCGATGTGGTGCACATCATGGCTGATGGCCGCATCATCAAGACCGGCGGCCCCGAGCTGGCGCTGGAAGTCGAGAACAACGGGTATGCCGACATCCTGTCCGAGGTGGCGTAA